CCTTGAAGGTGCCGGGCTCGGATTCGTCGGCGTTGCAGACGAGGTAGTGCGGGTGGCCGGGCTGGGACGCAGTGGCCTGCCATTTGCGGCCGGTGGGGAAGGCGGCGCCGCCACGCCCGACCAGGCCCGCGTCGGTGACCTCGCGGATGACCCCGGCGGGGCCGAGCGCGAAGGCCTGCCGCAGGGCCGTGTAACCGCCGTGCGCCCGGTAGTCGTCGAGCGAGGCCGGATCGACCACGCCGACCCGGCCGAGCAGCGTCAGCGAGGGGTCCCCGGCCTGCGGGACCGCCAGCGCGGCCGGCGGCTCCTCCGGCGCCGAGTCGGGCGCGCTCGCCGCGAGCACGGCCCGCTCGACGGTCGCGGGCGCCGACACGGCCGTACGCACCGGGTCCCCGGCCTTGACGGCGAGGGCGGCCGGGGCCCGTTCGCACAGGCCGAGGCAGGGGCTGCGCTCGACGCTCACCCCGCTGCCGAGACCCAGGCGGGCCTCGACCCCGGCGCACAGCTCCGACGCCCCGGCCGCCGCGCACGCCAGGTCCGTGCACACGTGCAGGACCGTCGCCGGGCGCGGCTTCACCGAGAACATCGCGTAGAAGGTGGCGACCCCGTAGGCCTCCGCCGGCGGCACGGTCAGCCGCCGGCACAGGTAGTCCAGGGCGCCCTCGCTGATCCAGCCGATCCGGTCGTGGACGGCGTGCAGCCCCGGCAACAGCAGGTCACGACGTTCCCGGGCCGCCCGTCCGCCGCGTGCCCACCTGAGGTCGGCGTCGGACCGGTCGGCGCCCTCCCACGAAGACTCGGGAGGGCCGAGCAGCGTGTCGATCGCCGCCCGTTCCTCGTCCGTCGGTTTGCTGTCACCGAAGTGCAGGTCCACTTGACATCACCTCACTCGAATCGCGGCACTACGGGAATCACGTCACTTCACCTGAGCGGCGACCGGCAGTTTTTCGATCCGGATCGCCGACGCCTTGAACTCCGCCGTCCCCGCGATCGGGCAGTTGGCCTCGATCGTCAGCTGGTTGGTGTCCACCTCGTCGGGAAAGTGCATGGTCATGAACGCGAGGCCGGGCCGCAGCGCGGTGTCGACCCACACCGGGGCCACCACCGAACCGCGCCGCGAGGAGACCTGGACCTGCTCGCCGACCACCACGCCGTAGCGCTCCGCGTCCTCCGGGCACAGCTCGACGAACTCGCCGCGCCGCAGCGGCGAGGCGAAACCACCGCTCTGCACACCGGTGTTGTACGAGTCGAGCCGCCGCCCGGTGGTCAGCCGGATCGGGAACCGCTCATCCGTCAGATCGACCGGCGGATCGTGCTGGACGATCCCGAACGGCGCGAGCCGGCCCCGCGCCGCCGGGTCGGACTCCCACAACCTGCCGTGCAGATAGGTCGGTTCGATCCGGTCGGTCTGCGGACAGGGCCACTGGATGCCCTGGTGCTCCTCAAGACGCTCGTACGTCATCCCGTAGTGGTCCGGGGACACCGACCGCAGCTCGTCCCACACCGCCTCGGAGTCCTCGTACTTCCACTCGTGTCCCATGCGGGAGGCGAGGTCGCAGAGGATGTCGATGTCCTCGCGGGCCTCGCCGGGCGGGACGACCGCCCGCCGCACCCGCTGCACCCGCCGCTCGCTGTTGGTCGTGGTGCCCTCGGTCTCGGCCCAGCCGGCCGTCGCGGGGAGCACCACGTCCGCCAGCTCGGCCGTCTTCGTCAGGAAGATGTCCTGGACGACGAGGAAGCCGAGGCCCCCCAGCCGGCGTACGGCCTGTCCGCTGTCGGCCTCCGACTGCGCCGGGTTCTCCCCGATGCAGTAGACGGCCTTGAGCGAGCCCTCGTCCATGGCCTCGAACATCTCCGTCAGGTTCATCCCGTAGTGCGGTTGGATGACGGTGTCCCACGCCGACTCGAACTTCAGCCGGGTGTCCGCGTCGAGGATGTCCTGGAAGCCGGGCAGCCGGTTCGGGATGGCGCCCATGTCACCGCCGCCCTGCACGTTGTTCTGTCCGCGCAGGGGCTGCAACCCGGAACCGAAGCGGCCCACGTGCCCGGTCAGGAGCGACAGGTTGATGAGCGCCCGGACGTTGTCCGTGCCGTTGTGGTGCTCGGTGATGCCGAGCGTCCAGCACAGCTGGGCGCGCTCGGCGCGGGCGTAGGCGTGCGCCAACTCCCTTATCGCGGCGGCCGGTACGCCCGTCACCTTCTCCGCCAGCGACAGCGTCCACGGTTCGACGAGCCGCTTGTACTCCTCGAAACCGGTGGTCGCCCGCTCGATGAACGCCTCGTTCGCGAGACCCGCCCGGATGATCTCGCGGCCGATCGCGTGGGCCATCGGGATGTCCGTGCCCACGTTCAGCCCGAGCCAGCTCTCGGCCCACTCCGCCGTGGAGGTGCGGCGCGGGTCGACCGCGTACATCCGGGCGCCGTTCCTGATGCCCTTCAGGACGTGCTGGAAGAAGATCGGGTGCGCGAAACGGGCGTTGGAGCCCCACATCACGATCAGGTCGGTGTGCTCGACCTCGGCGTACGAGGAGGTGCCGCCGCCCGAGCCGAACGCGGCCGACAGGCCCGCCACGCTGGGTGCGTGGCAGGTGCGGTTGCAGGAGTCGACGTTGTTGGTGCCCATGACCACGCGGGCGAACTTCTGCGCCACGTAGTTCATCTCGTTGGTCGCGCGGGCGCAGGAGAACAGGCCGAACGCGCCGCGTGCCGCGCCCAGGCCAAGGGCGGCACGGTCCAGGGCCTCGTCCCAACTCGCCCTGCGGAAGGGCTCGTCACGGGAGTCACGGACCATGGGGTACTGAAGTCGGTTGTAGATCCGGGGAGTTCGGTCTCGCTTCCTCATACGGCGGTCCTCAGGTTCTGTACGCGGAGGTTCGTTACGGGGCTCCTCGTACGGCTCATACGGCTCATGCGGCGGTCCTCAGGGCGAGCAGGTCCGAGATGGCGTGCACGGTGCGGAGCGTGGGGACCGGGACGTCGGTGATCTCCGCCAGTTCGACGACGGCGGCGAGCAGCACGTCGAGTTCGAGCGGTTTGCCGCGCTCCAGGTCCTGGAGCGTGGAGGTGCGGTGGTCACCGACCCGTTCCGCGCCGGCCAGGCGCCGCTCGATGGAGACGCCCACCCGGCAGCCCAGTGCCTCGGCGACCGCGAGCGTCTCGGTCATCATGATCTCGATGACCCGGCGCGTGCCGCCGTGCAGGCACATCTGCCGCATGGTGGCCCGGGCCAGGGCGCTGATGGGGTTGAAGGAGATGTTGCCGAGCAGCTTGAGCCAGATGTCGTTGCGCAGGTCCGGCTCGACCGGGCACTTGAGCCCGCCGGCCAGCATGGCCGCGCCGAACTCCGTACAGCGCGCCGAGACCGTACGGTCGGGCTCGCCGATGGAGAACCGGGTGCCTTCGAGGTGGCGGACCACTCCGGGGCCCGCCAGTTCGGTCGCCGCGTAGACGACACAGCCGATGGCCCGGGAGGGCGCGATGACCGCACTGACCGCGCCGCCGGGGTCCACGCTCTCGACGCGGTGGCCGTCGTGCGGGCCGCCGTGCCGGTGGAAGTACCACCAGGGAATGCCGTTCTGCGCGGCGACCACCGCGGTCCCGTCGTGCAGCAGAGGCTCGATGAGCGGCCCGCACGCCGCGTACGAGTTGGCCTTCAGGCCCAGGAAGACGAAGTCGACCGGGCCGACCTCGGCCGGGTCGTCGGTGGCGTGGGCCCGGGCGGTGAAGTCGCCGCGCGGGCTGAGCACGCGCACTCCGTGCTGCCTCATGGCCGCGAGATGCGGTCCACGGGCGATGAGGTGCACATCGGCACCCGCGCGATGCAGCGCGGCTCCGACGTAGGCGCCGATCGCACCGGCGCCGAGAACTGCCACTTTCACCGGAACCTCCTCGCGAAGAGGTTCCGGCCGTGCCGGCCGACCTGCTTTTCTGCCGGGGGTCCGGGGGTTGCTCCCCGGGATAGCACAGTCACTTGGGGGCTCCGTTCGGTCGAGGGTACCGAGGAGACGCTGAACAGGCGGTGAAGCGTGGTGAACCATGTCGACTGAATATTGTCTACAGTATGGGAGTTGGGGCAGCAAGGGTTCGCGCAGCACCTGGCACGAGCCGTCCGCGGGGATCAGCGCGGGTTGGAGCGGGCTCAAGGGCTCGCTGAGGGTCGCCTCACGAACACCCTTGGTACAGGCACGGAGTTCGGCCGGAAATACCGTTCGTCGGCTCAGACCGACCGTTCACCGCACCCCGCATACCGTTCACCGCATACGGTCGACCAGTTGGGGTGGACCGGCTTCCCAACTGAACAACCGCTTCCTATGGTCCGGATCATGAGTCCCCCTGTAGCCCCACCGGGCTGGAGCCGCTGGCTGGTCCCGCCCGCGGCCCTGTCGGTCCACCTCTCCATCGGACAGGCCTACGCCTGGTCCGTGTTCAAGCCCTCCCTGGAGTCGGCGCTCGACCTCAGCGGCACCCAGAGCGCCCTGCCCTTCCAGCTCGGCATCGTGATGCTCGGCCTGTCCGCCGCGTTCGGCGGCACCCTCGTGGAGCGCAACGGACCGCGCTGGGCGATGACGGTCGCCCTGATCTGCTTCTCCTCGGGCTTCCTGCTCTCCGCCCTCGGCGCCGCCACCGAGCAGTACTGGCTGATCGTGTTCGGCTACGGCTTCGTCGGCGGCATCGGCCTGGGCATCGGCTACATCTCGCCCGTCTCGACGCTCATCAAGTGGTTCCCGGACCGGCCGGGCATGGCCACCGGCATCGCCATCATGGGCTTCGGCGGCGGCGCGCTGA
This sequence is a window from Streptomyces ortus. Protein-coding genes within it:
- a CDS encoding molybdopterin oxidoreductase family protein, whose amino-acid sequence is MRKRDRTPRIYNRLQYPMVRDSRDEPFRRASWDEALDRAALGLGAARGAFGLFSCARATNEMNYVAQKFARVVMGTNNVDSCNRTCHAPSVAGLSAAFGSGGGTSSYAEVEHTDLIVMWGSNARFAHPIFFQHVLKGIRNGARMYAVDPRRTSTAEWAESWLGLNVGTDIPMAHAIGREIIRAGLANEAFIERATTGFEEYKRLVEPWTLSLAEKVTGVPAAAIRELAHAYARAERAQLCWTLGITEHHNGTDNVRALINLSLLTGHVGRFGSGLQPLRGQNNVQGGGDMGAIPNRLPGFQDILDADTRLKFESAWDTVIQPHYGMNLTEMFEAMDEGSLKAVYCIGENPAQSEADSGQAVRRLGGLGFLVVQDIFLTKTAELADVVLPATAGWAETEGTTTNSERRVQRVRRAVVPPGEAREDIDILCDLASRMGHEWKYEDSEAVWDELRSVSPDHYGMTYERLEEHQGIQWPCPQTDRIEPTYLHGRLWESDPAARGRLAPFGIVQHDPPVDLTDERFPIRLTTGRRLDSYNTGVQSGGFASPLRRGEFVELCPEDAERYGVVVGEQVQVSSRRGSVVAPVWVDTALRPGLAFMTMHFPDEVDTNQLTIEANCPIAGTAEFKASAIRIEKLPVAAQVK
- a CDS encoding 2-dehydropantoate 2-reductase → MKVAVLGAGAIGAYVGAALHRAGADVHLIARGPHLAAMRQHGVRVLSPRGDFTARAHATDDPAEVGPVDFVFLGLKANSYAACGPLIEPLLHDGTAVVAAQNGIPWWYFHRHGGPHDGHRVESVDPGGAVSAVIAPSRAIGCVVYAATELAGPGVVRHLEGTRFSIGEPDRTVSARCTEFGAAMLAGGLKCPVEPDLRNDIWLKLLGNISFNPISALARATMRQMCLHGGTRRVIEIMMTETLAVAEALGCRVGVSIERRLAGAERVGDHRTSTLQDLERGKPLELDVLLAAVVELAEITDVPVPTLRTVHAISDLLALRTAA